The following are from one region of the Capsicum annuum cultivar UCD-10X-F1 chromosome 1, UCD10Xv1.1, whole genome shotgun sequence genome:
- the LOC107871151 gene encoding pectin acetylesterase 8, producing MVNGTVQQWIYSLVTLLIIFRSEGLFVNITYVLSGVAKGAVCLDGSPPAYHHDKGHGTGVNSWLIQMEGGGWCNNLTTCLFRKNTRLGSSKRMVENLAFSGILSNMPQFNPDFYNWNRVKVRYCDGSSFTGDVQAVNPITNLHFRGARIFLAVMEDLLAKGMKNAENAILSGCSAGGLTSILHCDSFKALLPMGAKVKCFSDAGYFINARDISGAPHIEEYFRDVVSLHGSAKNLPAVCTSRLKPDLCFFPQNVAQHVRTPLFLVNAAYDSWQIKNILAPGVADPHGFWLNCKLDILKCSSRQLQIMQGYRLGFLRALNALGPSSSRGYFINSCYAHCQTEVQETWYRADSPKLANKTIAKALGDWFYDKNPFQKIDCPYPCDKTCHNRVSDPNVHPFDIDI from the exons ATGGTAAATGGGACTGTGCAACAATGGATATATTCATTAGTTACTTTGTTGATTATATTTAGAAGTGAAGGGCTCTTTGTAAATATTACTTATGTTCTAAGTGGAGTGGCAAAAGGAGCAG TATGTCTGGATGGGAGTCCACCAGCATATCATCACGACAAAGGACATGGTACAGGAGTTAACAGTTGGTTAATCCAAATGGAG gGAGGAGGTTGGTGCAATAACCTCACCACTTGCCTTTTCCGTAAGAATACTCGCTTGGGATCATCTAAGCGGATGGTAGAAAATCTCGCTTTCTCAGGGATTCTCAGCAACATGCCTCAGTTTAATCCAG ACTTCTATAATTGGAACAGAGTAAAGGTTAGATATTGTGATGGATCATCCTTCACTGGTGATGTTCAAGCAGTCAATCCG ATTACTAATCTTCACTTTAGAGGGGCAAGAATTTTTCTTGCTGTTATGGAGGATTTGTTAGCAAAGGGAATGAAGAATGCCGAAAAT GCTATTCTGTCTGGATGTTCAGCTGGCGGATTGACTTCAATTTTACATTGTGACAGCTTCAAAGCACTCCTTCCAATGGGTGCTAAAGTGAAGTGCTTTTCGGATGCTGGTTACTTTATCAATGC GAGAGATATTTCTGGTGCACCTCATATTGAAGAGTACTTCAGAGATGTTGTTAGCTTACAT GGTTCTGCCAAGAATCTGCCTGCAGTGTGTACCTCAAGATTGAAACCGGATTTG TGTTTTTTCCCGCAAAATGTTGCTCAACACGTGCGGACGCCACTTTTCCTAGTTAATGCGGCCTATGATTCCTGGCAG ATAAAGAACATTTTGGCTCCTGGTGTTGCTGATCCCCATGGGTTCTGGCTCAACTGCAAACTTGACATATTGAAATGCTCTTCCAGGCAGCTTCAAATTATGCAAG GTTATAGATTGGGGTTTCTGAGAGCGTTAAATGCACTCGGCCCTTCTTCATCAAGAGGGTATTTTATCAACTCTTGCTATGCACACTGTCAAACTGAAGTTCAAGAAACATGGTACAGGGCTGACTCTCCGAAGTTAGCTAACAAG ACAATAGCCAAAGCACTCGGAGACTGGTTCTATGACAAAAATCCATTCCAGAAGATTGATTGCCCTTACCCTTGTGACAAAACCTGTCACAACCGCGTTTCTGATCCAAATGTCCATCCTTTTGACATTGATATATAA